In a single window of the Bradyrhizobium sp. ORS 285 genome:
- the kynA gene encoding tryptophan 2,3-dioxygenase: MSNGPYDPATEGARMNFKGRMSYGDYLMLDRLLDAQAPLSSAHDELLFIIQHQTSELWMKLAIHEIKAAMAAIARDDVQPAFKMLARVSRIFEQLNGAWDVLRTMTPSEYTLFRDKLGESSGFQSFQYRSIEFLLGNRNLAMLRPHAHHPELTAELEAILAKPSLYDEALRLLARRGFFIGADGQRSDWRGTRTESPEVAAAWTSVYRDPQRHWELYELAEKLVDFEDYFRRWRFNHVTTVERIIGFKTGTGGTSGVNYLRKMLEIVLFPELWKLRTGL; the protein is encoded by the coding sequence GTGAGCAACGGTCCCTACGATCCCGCCACCGAAGGCGCGCGGATGAACTTCAAGGGACGGATGTCCTATGGCGACTATCTGATGCTGGATCGCCTGCTCGATGCGCAGGCGCCGCTGTCCTCGGCCCATGACGAGCTGCTGTTCATCATCCAGCACCAGACCTCCGAATTGTGGATGAAGCTCGCGATCCACGAGATCAAGGCGGCGATGGCGGCGATCGCGCGGGATGACGTGCAGCCGGCGTTCAAGATGCTGGCGCGGGTGTCGCGCATCTTCGAGCAGCTCAACGGCGCCTGGGACGTGCTGCGCACGATGACGCCCAGCGAATACACGCTGTTTCGTGACAAGCTCGGCGAGTCCTCCGGCTTCCAGTCGTTTCAGTATCGCTCCATCGAATTCCTGCTCGGCAACCGCAATCTCGCGATGCTGCGTCCGCATGCGCATCATCCCGAACTGACGGCCGAGCTCGAGGCGATCCTTGCCAAGCCCAGCCTGTATGACGAAGCGCTGCGGCTGCTGGCGCGCCGCGGCTTCTTCATCGGCGCCGATGGCCAGCGCAGCGACTGGCGCGGCACCCGCACCGAGAGCCCGGAGGTCGCGGCGGCCTGGACCAGCGTCTACCGCGATCCGCAGCGGCATTGGGAGCTGTATGAGCTCGCCGAGAAGCTGGTCGATTTCGAAGACTATTTCCGCCGCTGGCGCTTCAACCACGTCACGACGGTGGAGCGCATCATCGGCTTCAAGACCGGCACCGGCGGCACCTCGGGCGTGAACTATTTACGCAAGATGCTGGAGATCGTGCTGTTCCCCGAACTCTGGAAGCTGCGCACAGGGCTCTGA
- the kynU gene encoding kynureninase, whose translation MADFSHTRSLFRIPDGVIYLDGNSLGALPAAVPARVARMLEAEWGQELIRGWNSAGWMVQPRRVGDRIARLIGAAPGTVVMGDTLSIKVYQALAAALSLNPGRRVILSDSGNFPSDLYMAQGLIRMLGDRAALKVVEPEQVEAAIDGDVAVMMLTEVDYRTGRMHDMAALTKKAHVVGALTVWDLAHSAGAVPVDLAGADADFAVGCTYKYLNGGPGAPAFIYVAPRHADIAPPALSGWMGHEAPFAFDLDYRPGGGIERMRIGTPPIIALAALDAALDAWDGVSMQDVRKASMALSELFIAEVEKRCPSLTLASPRDATRRGSQVSFRHPDGYAIMRALIARGVIGDFRAPDALRFGFTPLYIGEAEVRGAVDILAEVLDNKLWDKPEYRQKELVT comes from the coding sequence ATGGCGGATTTTTCTCACACCCGATCGCTTTTCAGGATTCCTGACGGAGTCATCTATCTCGACGGCAATTCGCTCGGCGCGCTGCCCGCGGCGGTGCCCGCCCGCGTGGCCCGGATGCTCGAGGCGGAATGGGGCCAGGAGCTGATCCGCGGCTGGAACAGCGCCGGCTGGATGGTGCAGCCGCGCCGCGTCGGCGACCGCATCGCGCGGCTGATCGGCGCAGCGCCCGGCACGGTCGTGATGGGCGACACGCTGTCGATCAAGGTCTATCAGGCGCTCGCCGCGGCGCTGTCGCTCAATCCGGGTCGCCGCGTGATCCTGTCGGACAGCGGCAACTTTCCGTCCGATCTCTACATGGCGCAAGGCCTGATCCGCATGCTCGGCGATCGCGCAGCGCTGAAGGTGGTGGAGCCCGAGCAGGTCGAGGCCGCGATCGACGGCGATGTCGCCGTGATGATGCTGACCGAGGTGGACTACCGCACCGGCCGCATGCACGACATGGCGGCATTGACGAAGAAGGCCCATGTCGTTGGCGCGCTCACGGTGTGGGATCTCGCGCATTCCGCGGGCGCCGTGCCGGTCGATCTCGCCGGTGCCGACGCGGATTTCGCGGTCGGCTGCACCTACAAATATCTCAACGGTGGCCCCGGCGCGCCGGCCTTCATCTATGTCGCGCCACGTCATGCCGATATCGCACCTCCCGCGCTGTCGGGCTGGATGGGTCACGAGGCGCCGTTCGCCTTCGATCTCGACTATCGCCCCGGCGGCGGCATCGAGCGCATGCGCATCGGCACGCCGCCGATCATCGCGCTTGCAGCCCTCGATGCGGCGCTGGACGCCTGGGACGGCGTGTCGATGCAGGATGTGCGCAAGGCCTCGATGGCGCTCTCCGAGCTGTTCATCGCTGAAGTCGAGAAGCGCTGCCCGTCGCTGACGCTGGCGTCGCCGCGCGATGCGACGCGGCGCGGCAGCCAGGTGTCGTTCCGTCATCCCGACGGCTATGCGATCATGCGCGCGCTGATCGCCCGCGGCGTCATCGGCGACTTCCGCGCGCCGGACGCGCTGCGCTTCGGCTTCACGCCACTCTACATCGGCGAGGCCGAGGTGCGCGGCGCCGTCGACATCCTCGCGGAGGTCCTCGACAACAAGCTTTGGGACAAGCCCGAATATCGCCAGAAGGAGCTCGTGACGTGA
- a CDS encoding DUF4864 domain-containing protein gives MRVSAWLICLSLLSTPALAGSDVTAAQGVIRAQEQALARDDGASAYAQAAPEIQALFPSIEVFMAMVREGYAPVYRHKSFEFGAAQAEDGVIAQRVHIVDANGEAWEALYTLQTQPDGSLKITGCSLLKTGQSV, from the coding sequence ATGCGCGTTTCAGCCTGGCTCATCTGCCTCAGCCTGCTTTCGACGCCGGCCCTCGCCGGCAGCGACGTCACCGCCGCGCAGGGTGTCATCCGCGCCCAGGAGCAGGCGCTGGCCCGCGACGACGGCGCGAGCGCCTATGCGCAGGCGGCCCCGGAAATCCAGGCGCTCTTCCCGAGCATCGAGGTCTTCATGGCGATGGTGCGCGAGGGCTATGCACCGGTCTACCGCCACAAGAGCTTCGAGTTCGGCGCAGCGCAGGCGGAGGACGGCGTAATCGCCCAGCGCGTCCACATCGTCGATGCCAATGGCGAGGCCTGGGAGGCGCTCTACACCCTGCAAACGCAGCCGGACGGCAGCCTCAAGATCACCGGTTGCTCGCTGTTGAAGACCGGCCAGTCGGTGTGA
- a CDS encoding TAXI family TRAP transporter solute-binding subunit, giving the protein MPGSGPDVWRLPNPNDVNDGTVTIITAPAGGATSVFGSDMARVLDDQTNVRVLPVLGKGPVRNVSDILFLKSIDMGAVAADVPEFYRLQYGIPDITSQLRYIARLYHNEIHVIARSSIRSIFDLNGKRIIAPTDVGFYSARVIFNRLGMTASFDYATDDAKSIQKLIDGEADAYIVSTGKVFQLARNIRNENRALHLVTIPYDRRLQDLYLPTTLAAEEYPNLLNPGETVETVAIGMLLVSYNWPENTERYRKVARFVDAFFANYDEFMKPPRHPKWKESSIVAVIPGWKRFKAADDWLVARNMTPRPQVADVQQQQFENFVRRTGGQISNDPAERSALFRQFLQWRQQHGGPPTPSR; this is encoded by the coding sequence GTGCCCGGCAGCGGACCCGACGTGTGGCGGCTGCCCAATCCGAACGACGTCAATGACGGCACCGTCACCATCATCACCGCGCCGGCCGGCGGCGCGACTTCGGTGTTCGGCTCCGACATGGCGCGCGTGCTCGACGACCAGACCAATGTCCGCGTGCTGCCGGTGCTCGGCAAGGGGCCGGTGCGCAACGTGTCCGACATCCTGTTCCTCAAGAGCATCGACATGGGCGCGGTCGCCGCCGACGTGCCCGAGTTCTACCGCCTGCAATACGGCATCCCGGACATCACCTCGCAGCTCCGCTACATCGCGCGGCTCTATCACAACGAGATTCACGTCATCGCGCGGTCCTCGATCCGCTCGATCTTCGATCTCAACGGCAAGCGCATCATCGCGCCGACCGATGTCGGCTTCTATTCGGCGCGCGTGATCTTCAACCGGCTCGGCATGACCGCGTCGTTCGACTACGCGACGGACGATGCGAAATCGATCCAGAAGCTGATCGACGGCGAGGCCGACGCCTACATCGTCTCGACCGGCAAGGTGTTCCAGCTCGCCCGCAACATCAGGAACGAAAACCGCGCGCTGCATCTGGTGACGATCCCCTACGATCGCCGGCTGCAGGACCTGTATCTGCCGACGACCTTGGCGGCGGAGGAGTATCCGAACCTGCTCAATCCCGGCGAGACCGTCGAGACGGTGGCGATCGGCATGCTGCTGGTCAGCTACAACTGGCCTGAGAATACCGAGCGCTACCGCAAGGTCGCGCGCTTCGTCGACGCGTTCTTCGCCAACTACGACGAGTTCATGAAGCCGCCGCGGCATCCGAAGTGGAAGGAATCAAGCATCGTGGCTGTCATTCCCGGCTGGAAGCGCTTCAAGGCGGCGGATGACTGGCTGGTTGCCCGCAACATGACGCCGCGGCCGCAGGTCGCCGACGTGCAGCAGCAGCAGTTCGAGAATTTCGTGCGCCGGACCGGCGGACAGATCTCGAATGATCCAGCCGAGCGCAGCGCGCTGTTCCGCCAATTCCTGCAATGGCGCCAGCAGCACGGCGGTCCGCCGACGCCGTCGCGCTGA
- a CDS encoding MFS transporter, translated as MHGPTTRFEDAPHFTPDSRQAWARLALALVIGSIGGAGMWTVVVVLPTVQAEYAASRGAVSLAYTLTMFGFGLGGVIVGRITDRFGIVTAMALSIATTAAAYLLAGASVTLWQFQAVYFLIGLGSSVTFAPLMAEASHWFERYRGLAVTIVASGNYVAGTVWPPLVNYGVQQIGWRATHVALGIFCAVTMSALLLVLRARMGGAGAHDHSQAPPPQLSLPISTNALTVLLSVAAIACCVAMAMPQVHIVAYCGDLGYGVAVGAQMLSLMMALGIVSRIGSGFLADRVGGMRTLLIGSLAQGFALLFYLFFDGLTSLYLISGMFGLFQGGIVPSYAIIVREAMPAREAATRVGIVIFASVFGMSFGGWVSGVIFDATGSYAAAFANGIAWNALNLAIVVTLLILARRQHRLAA; from the coding sequence GTGCACGGACCCACCACAAGATTCGAGGACGCGCCTCACTTCACACCGGACTCGCGCCAGGCCTGGGCGCGGCTGGCGCTGGCGCTCGTGATCGGCTCCATCGGCGGCGCCGGGATGTGGACCGTCGTGGTCGTGCTGCCGACCGTGCAGGCCGAATATGCGGCGAGCCGCGGCGCGGTGTCGCTGGCCTATACGCTGACGATGTTCGGCTTCGGCCTCGGCGGCGTCATCGTCGGCCGCATCACCGACCGCTTCGGCATCGTCACCGCGATGGCGCTGTCCATCGCCACCACGGCCGCAGCCTATCTGCTGGCCGGGGCCTCGGTGACGCTGTGGCAGTTCCAGGCGGTGTATTTCCTGATCGGGCTCGGCTCGTCCGTGACCTTCGCGCCGCTGATGGCCGAGGCGTCGCACTGGTTCGAGCGTTATCGCGGGCTCGCCGTCACGATTGTCGCTTCGGGTAACTACGTCGCCGGCACGGTGTGGCCGCCGCTGGTGAATTACGGCGTGCAGCAGATCGGCTGGCGCGCCACCCATGTCGCGCTCGGCATCTTCTGCGCGGTGACGATGTCGGCGCTGCTGCTGGTGCTGCGCGCGCGGATGGGCGGCGCCGGAGCGCATGACCACAGCCAGGCCCCGCCGCCGCAACTGAGCCTGCCGATCTCCACCAATGCGCTGACCGTGCTGCTCAGCGTCGCCGCGATCGCCTGCTGCGTGGCGATGGCGATGCCGCAGGTGCATATCGTCGCCTATTGCGGCGACCTCGGCTACGGCGTCGCGGTCGGCGCGCAGATGCTGTCCCTGATGATGGCGCTCGGCATCGTCAGCCGGATCGGCTCGGGCTTCCTCGCCGACCGCGTCGGCGGCATGCGCACGCTGCTGATCGGCTCGCTGGCGCAGGGCTTTGCGCTGCTGTTCTATTTGTTCTTCGACGGCCTCACGTCGTTGTATCTGATTTCCGGCATGTTCGGCCTGTTCCAGGGCGGCATCGTGCCGAGCTACGCCATCATCGTGCGCGAGGCGATGCCGGCCCGCGAGGCAGCGACCCGGGTCGGCATCGTCATCTTCGCCTCGGTGTTCGGCATGTCTTTCGGCGGCTGGGTGTCGGGCGTGATCTTCGACGCCACCGGGTCCTACGCCGCGGCCTTCGCCAACGGCATCGCCTGGAATGCGCTCAACCTCGCGATCGTGGTGACGCTTCTCATTCTGGCCCGGCGGCAACACCGGCTGGCGGCCTAA
- a CDS encoding TolC family protein, translated as MQGIKRIAALAAAMALAGCASFSPDGGMSVVTDITARTTAKEVASVRTEDDAARVRDATHRLLARPLSADAAVQVALFNNKGLQAAFHQLALSEADAIEASLPPNPTFSLMRISGDGAFEAERQVAGDILALATLPLRSEIARERFHQAQLRAALTTVRLAAEVRRAHVRVVAANQLVTLLVEAQSAAEATAKLAAKLGETGALNRLDQAREQVFYAETTAELATARRAAGSARERLIRLMGLWGDDLTFRLPDHLPTLPRRPLTEPFIERDAVAHRIDLQIARQELTALATSLQLTEATRFVTLLDLAGLDRRTGEADGRVIRERGYDVQFQIPIFDGGEVRLRQAAETYNIAFNRLSERAVTVRSEARDAYHSYRAAYDIAGHYAREVLPLRQIISEEMQLRYSSMQVDIFALLLEARQRLASRRAAIDAVRDFFLAEAELSAAVDGGVTAGEDTTQQTASALAPSND; from the coding sequence ATGCAGGGGATTAAACGGATCGCGGCCCTCGCTGCTGCAATGGCGCTCGCCGGCTGCGCCTCGTTCTCGCCTGACGGCGGCATGAGCGTCGTCACCGACATCACCGCACGCACGACCGCCAAGGAGGTCGCCTCGGTCCGAACCGAGGACGATGCCGCGCGCGTGCGCGACGCCACGCATAGACTGCTCGCCCGGCCGCTGTCGGCGGATGCCGCGGTGCAGGTTGCGCTGTTCAACAACAAGGGGCTGCAAGCGGCCTTCCATCAGCTGGCGCTGAGCGAGGCGGATGCAATCGAGGCCAGCCTGCCGCCGAACCCGACCTTCTCGCTGATGCGCATCAGCGGCGACGGCGCGTTCGAGGCCGAGCGCCAGGTCGCCGGCGACATCCTGGCGCTTGCCACCCTGCCGCTGCGCTCGGAGATCGCACGCGAGCGCTTCCACCAGGCGCAGCTGCGGGCCGCACTCACCACGGTCCGGCTCGCCGCCGAGGTTCGCCGCGCGCATGTGCGCGTCGTCGCCGCCAATCAGCTCGTGACGCTGCTGGTCGAGGCGCAATCGGCGGCGGAAGCCACCGCAAAGCTCGCCGCCAAGCTCGGCGAGACCGGCGCGCTCAACCGCCTCGACCAGGCCCGCGAGCAGGTGTTCTACGCCGAGACCACCGCCGAGCTCGCAACGGCCCGCCGCGCCGCGGGAAGCGCGCGCGAGCGGCTGATCCGGCTGATGGGCCTGTGGGGCGACGACCTCACCTTCCGCCTGCCCGACCATCTCCCCACGCTGCCACGCCGGCCGCTGACCGAGCCCTTCATCGAGCGCGATGCGGTGGCGCATCGCATCGACCTGCAGATCGCGCGGCAGGAGCTGACCGCGCTGGCGACCTCGCTCCAGCTCACCGAGGCGACGCGCTTCGTCACCTTGCTCGACCTCGCCGGCCTCGACCGCAGGACCGGCGAGGCGGATGGCCGCGTCATTCGCGAGCGCGGCTATGATGTGCAGTTCCAGATCCCGATCTTCGACGGCGGCGAGGTACGCCTGCGGCAGGCGGCCGAGACCTACAACATCGCCTTCAACCGCCTCTCCGAGCGCGCCGTCACGGTCCGCTCCGAGGCGCGCGATGCCTATCACAGCTATCGCGCCGCCTACGACATCGCCGGCCACTACGCCCGCGAGGTGCTGCCGCTGCGGCAGATCATCAGCGAGGAGATGCAGCTGCGCTATTCCAGCATGCAGGTCGACATCTTCGCCCTGCTGCTCGAGGCGCGGCAGCGCCTCGCATCACGCCGCGCCGCGATCGATGCGGTCAGGGACTTCTTCCTGGCCGAGGCCGAGCTGTCGGCCGCCGTCGATGGCGGAGTGACGGCCGGCGAAGATACGACACAGCAGACCGCGAGCGCGCTCGCGCCAAGCAACGACTGA
- a CDS encoding multicopper oxidase family protein — MLSRRTLLGSAALAGASAVSGRVQAAAIPEAVTMDKTVMQPPLRPSAGPDYQPVVTLNGWSLPFRMNGDWKEFHLVAEPVTREFAPGMTTHLWGYNGQSPGPTIEAVEGDKVRIFVTNRLPEYTTVHWHGVILPCGMDGVGGLTQPHIKPGKTFVYEFEMKHAGTFMYHPHADEMVQMAMGMMGMIVVHPRGAVPPPVDRDYVFVMSSYRIEPGSYLPKVNEMTDFNMWTWNARVFPGIDPMPVRLGDRVRIRIGNLTMTNHPIHLHGHKFKVTGTDGGWLPEAAQFPETTTDVPVGAVRVLDFIADNPGDWALHCHKSHHTMNAMGHDMRNLIGVSRKELAAAVGKLAPEGMVMGHTGMAMGTMEMPAPDNTLPMMTGNGQFGPIEMGGMFTTIKVREGLARDDYRDPGPYQFPQGTVAYEVASAPEPVRQRTNRRAD, encoded by the coding sequence ATGTTGTCACGCCGAACCCTGCTCGGCTCCGCGGCGCTGGCCGGCGCCTCCGCCGTGTCTGGCCGCGTCCAGGCCGCCGCGATTCCGGAAGCCGTCACCATGGACAAGACGGTGATGCAGCCGCCGCTGCGCCCCTCAGCCGGCCCGGACTATCAGCCGGTGGTGACGCTGAACGGCTGGTCGCTGCCGTTCCGCATGAACGGCGATTGGAAGGAATTCCATCTCGTCGCCGAGCCTGTCACGCGCGAATTCGCACCGGGCATGACCACGCATCTCTGGGGCTATAACGGTCAGTCGCCGGGCCCGACCATCGAGGCGGTCGAGGGCGATAAGGTCCGGATCTTCGTGACCAACAGACTGCCGGAATACACCACCGTGCACTGGCACGGCGTGATCCTGCCCTGCGGCATGGACGGCGTCGGCGGCCTGACCCAGCCGCACATCAAGCCCGGGAAGACCTTCGTCTACGAGTTCGAGATGAAGCATGCCGGCACCTTCATGTATCACCCGCATGCCGACGAGATGGTGCAGATGGCGATGGGCATGATGGGCATGATCGTCGTGCATCCGCGGGGAGCCGTGCCGCCGCCCGTCGACCGCGACTACGTGTTCGTGATGTCGAGCTATCGCATCGAGCCCGGCAGCTATCTGCCCAAGGTCAACGAGATGACCGACTTCAACATGTGGACCTGGAACGCGCGGGTGTTTCCCGGCATCGATCCGATGCCGGTGCGGCTCGGCGATCGCGTGCGCATCCGCATCGGCAATCTCACCATGACCAACCATCCGATCCATCTGCACGGCCACAAGTTCAAGGTGACCGGCACCGACGGCGGCTGGCTGCCCGAGGCCGCACAATTCCCTGAGACCACCACGGACGTGCCGGTCGGCGCGGTCCGCGTGCTCGACTTCATCGCCGACAATCCCGGCGACTGGGCGTTGCACTGCCACAAGTCGCATCACACCATGAATGCGATGGGCCATGACATGCGCAACCTGATCGGCGTCTCGCGCAAGGAGCTCGCGGCCGCCGTCGGCAAGCTCGCGCCGGAGGGCATGGTGATGGGCCACACCGGGATGGCGATGGGCACCATGGAGATGCCGGCGCCGGACAACACGCTGCCGATGATGACGGGCAACGGCCAGTTCGGCCCGATCGAGATGGGCGGCATGTTCACGACCATCAAAGTGCGCGAAGGCCTCGCGCGTGACGACTATCGCGATCCCGGACCGTATCAGTTCCCGCAAGGCACCGTCGCCTACGAGGTCGCCAGCGCGCCGGAGCCGGTGCGGCAGCGCACGAACCGTAGGGCGGATTAG
- a CDS encoding cupredoxin domain-containing protein: MKTATSLVAAAAAVLLALAPAHAHEQHGTRGYAAGEPGDPKQPSRTVEVLLSEMEFTPARIEVKRGEQIRFVLRNTGKEDHEFLLATKAENLKHAAVMKKHPHMEHDEPNGARLAPGKTAELLWRFSKQGTFEYSCLIPDHREFGMTGHVTVK; encoded by the coding sequence ATGAAGACCGCAACCTCACTCGTCGCGGCAGCCGCGGCCGTGCTGCTCGCCCTCGCGCCTGCGCACGCCCATGAGCAGCATGGCACGCGCGGCTATGCCGCCGGCGAGCCCGGCGATCCCAAGCAGCCGTCGCGCACCGTCGAGGTGCTGCTCAGCGAGATGGAGTTCACGCCCGCACGCATCGAGGTGAAACGCGGCGAGCAGATCCGCTTCGTGCTGCGCAACACCGGCAAGGAGGATCACGAATTCCTGCTCGCCACCAAAGCCGAGAACCTGAAGCACGCCGCCGTGATGAAGAAGCACCCGCATATGGAGCACGACGAGCCGAACGGCGCGCGGCTCGCCCCCGGCAAGACCGCCGAGCTGCTGTGGCGCTTCAGCAAGCAAGGCACGTTCGAATATTCCTGCCTGATCCCCGATCACCGCGAGTTCGGCATGACCGGCCATGTCACCGTCAAGTGA
- a CDS encoding copper-binding protein encodes MKSLTTAAALVLALMTPAFAADTISGDVKKVDEAGGKITLHHGPAKSLGMDEAMTMVYRVKDAALLKGLKPGDKVKFEAVEEPSGYTVTKIEKGK; translated from the coding sequence ATGAAAAGCCTCACCACCGCCGCCGCGCTGGTCCTCGCTCTCATGACTCCTGCCTTCGCCGCCGACACGATCAGCGGCGACGTCAAGAAGGTCGACGAGGCCGGCGGCAAGATCACCCTCCATCACGGTCCGGCCAAGAGCCTCGGCATGGACGAGGCCATGACCATGGTCTACCGCGTCAAGGACGCCGCCCTGCTCAAGGGCCTGAAGCCCGGCGACAAGGTCAAGTTCGAGGCCGTCGAGGAGCCCTCGGGCTACACGGTGACGAAGATCGAGAAGGGCAAGTAG
- a CDS encoding PD-(D/E)XK nuclease family protein, with protein MTECLADLFNRLPLGSQIDLSNSLFVPKLAQNRFTELASEHGALRLETQHPIEGGRIDLVLYVGDDPTIAIESKISAPLPEDQLARYGRWIRDEAAGSLAIVCFLTHTTPPPPGFRDGGPVSGKAMPHVVNWADVARRFSQLGNDDKLDPSLRLIVNEFRRFLEENNMSTEYAGRDEFAAALVYLRAGSLMDRTFSEIYSHVKALDGHFRKNESITEYSLKFNSELKLIWGWAYLAHPTLGALFFGYGIALDPSSTFKGGNIPTTDSVFICLGAEDRRSIQSVRAVKDVPQKPWTWADIDDWFAIISFKPLHEFLKVPTEFSSKMKAWIDEEKDDINHFVDGLTL; from the coding sequence TTGACGGAGTGTCTGGCTGATCTCTTCAATCGACTACCTCTCGGGTCGCAGATCGACCTCTCAAATTCGCTGTTCGTTCCCAAGCTGGCTCAAAATAGGTTCACCGAGCTCGCCTCCGAGCATGGCGCATTGAGACTTGAAACGCAGCATCCAATCGAGGGAGGCCGGATCGACCTCGTCCTGTACGTCGGAGATGATCCGACGATTGCAATCGAAAGCAAGATCAGCGCTCCTCTTCCTGAAGACCAGCTAGCGCGTTACGGCCGGTGGATTCGCGATGAGGCTGCGGGGTCGTTAGCGATCGTCTGTTTCCTCACACACACGACGCCACCTCCTCCGGGGTTTCGAGATGGCGGCCCGGTCAGCGGAAAGGCGATGCCACACGTCGTCAACTGGGCCGACGTCGCAAGACGCTTTTCCCAGCTCGGCAATGACGACAAGCTCGATCCAAGCCTTCGGCTGATCGTGAATGAATTCAGACGTTTTTTGGAGGAAAACAACATGAGCACCGAGTATGCGGGGCGCGACGAATTCGCTGCGGCTCTTGTCTATCTACGGGCAGGATCCCTCATGGATCGGACCTTCAGCGAAATATACTCGCACGTAAAGGCACTGGACGGGCACTTTCGAAAGAACGAATCGATCACAGAATACAGCTTGAAGTTCAACAGCGAGTTGAAGCTGATCTGGGGCTGGGCTTACCTTGCTCACCCGACGTTGGGGGCACTCTTTTTCGGGTATGGAATCGCTCTGGACCCGAGCTCAACTTTCAAAGGTGGCAATATCCCCACGACTGACTCGGTCTTCATCTGCTTGGGGGCCGAAGACAGACGAAGCATTCAGTCGGTCCGTGCAGTCAAGGATGTGCCACAGAAGCCCTGGACTTGGGCGGATATTGATGACTGGTTTGCGATCATATCTTTCAAGCCGCTCCACGAATTTCTCAAGGTCCCAACCGAATTTTCCTCGAAGATGAAAGCTTGGATTGACGAGGAAAAGGACGACATCAACCATTTCGTGGACG